In Apodemus sylvaticus chromosome 8, mApoSyl1.1, whole genome shotgun sequence, one genomic interval encodes:
- the LOC127690984 gene encoding olfactory receptor 10G2-like has product MRRNRNTSLDAVVTDFLLLGLAHPSNLRTFLFLVFFLIYILTQLGNLLILLTVWADPKLHARPMYILLGVLSFLDMWLSSVIVPRIIVNFTPASKAIPFGGCVAQLYFFHFLGSTQCFLYTLMAYDRYLAICQPLRYPVLMNGKLCTILVAGAWVAGSIHGSIQAILTFRLPYCGPKEVDYFFCDIPAVLRLACADTTINELVTFVDIGVVAASCFMLILLSYANIVHAILKIRTADGRRRAFSTCGSHLTVVTVYYVPCIFIYLRAGSKSPFDGAVAVFYTVVTPLLNPLIYTLRNQEVKSALKRLRAGRGNVDGDK; this is encoded by the coding sequence atgagaagaaacagaaacacatcGCTAGATGCTGTGGTGACAGATTTCCTTCTCCTGGGCTTGGCTCATCCCTCAAATCTAAGAACCTTCCTCTTCCTGGTCTTCTTCCTCATTTACATCCTGACACAGCTGGGGAACCTGCTCATCCTGCTCACTGTGTGGGCTGACCCCAAGCTGCATGCCCGCCCCATGTACATCCTTCTGGGTGTGCTCTCTTTCCTGGACATGTGGCTCTCTTCAGTCATTGTTCCTCGAATTATAGTAAACTTCACTCCCGCCAGCAAGGCCATCCCATTTGGTGGCTGTGTAGCTcaactatattttttccacttccTAGGCAGCACCCAGTGTTTCCTCTATACTTTGATGGCCTATGACAGGTACCTGGCAATATGCCAGCCTCTTCGCTACCCTGTGCTCATGAATGGGAAGCTATGCACAATCCTAGTGGCTGGAGCTTGGGTGGCTGGCTCCATCCATGGGTCTATTCAAGCCATTCTGACCTTCCGATTGCCCTACTGTGGACCCAAGGAAGTGGATTACTTCTTCTGTGACATTCCTGCAGTGCTGAGACTGGCCTGTGCTGATACAACTATCAATGAACTGGTGACCTTTGTGGACATTGGAGTGGTAGCTGCCAGTTGCTTCATGCTGATTCTGCTCTCCTATGCCAACATAGTTCATGCCATCCTGAAGATACGCACTGCTGATGGCAGGAGGCGTGCCTTCTCCACCTGTGGATCCCATCTCACTGTGGTCACAGTCTACTATGTCCCCTGTATTTTCATCTACCTCCGGGCAGGTTCCAAGAGTCCCTTCGACGGAGCAGTTGCTGTATTTTACACTGTTGTCACTCCATTACTGAATCCCCTCATCTACACCCTGAGGAACCAAGAAGTGAAGTCTGCCCTGAAGAGGCTAAGAGCAGGTAGAGGAAATGTGGACGGAGATAAGTAG